A portion of the Burkholderia pseudomultivorans genome contains these proteins:
- a CDS encoding CobD/CbiB family protein, with protein MTFFSVLLALIIEQVRALSPNNPVFALFQFHAETVAHGLDAGKQKHGILAWLAVVLPWVLAVALIYFLLYKVSFVLAFLWNVVVVYFTLGFRQFSHYFTDIHLALNNDDVPRAREILHEWTGMDTVDMPVGEIVRHTLIHAVVASHRHVFGVFFWYVLPIGPAGAVLYRISEYLARSWSVPGEDRTAAFSTFAQRAFFVIDWIPSRLTALGFAIVGNFEDAIYAWRNHTRQWPDPNDGVLLAAGSGALGARLAGPLAEPSSLDALAVGDSGPLTVGDDCTPRTLQSAVGLVWRAVILWMILLLMLTLAVWVS; from the coding sequence ATGACTTTCTTTTCGGTTCTCCTCGCCCTCATCATTGAACAGGTCCGCGCGCTGTCGCCGAACAATCCGGTGTTCGCGCTGTTCCAGTTTCACGCGGAAACCGTCGCGCATGGCCTCGATGCCGGCAAGCAGAAACACGGCATCCTCGCGTGGCTCGCGGTCGTGCTGCCGTGGGTGCTGGCCGTCGCGCTGATCTACTTCCTGCTGTACAAGGTGAGCTTCGTGCTCGCGTTCCTGTGGAACGTCGTCGTCGTGTACTTCACGCTCGGCTTCCGCCAGTTCAGCCACTACTTCACCGATATCCATCTCGCGCTCAACAACGACGACGTGCCGCGCGCGCGCGAAATCCTGCACGAGTGGACGGGCATGGACACCGTCGACATGCCGGTCGGCGAGATCGTCCGCCACACGCTGATCCATGCGGTCGTCGCGTCGCACCGCCACGTGTTCGGCGTGTTCTTCTGGTACGTGCTGCCGATCGGCCCGGCCGGCGCCGTGCTGTACCGGATCTCCGAATATCTCGCGCGCAGCTGGTCGGTGCCCGGCGAAGACCGTACCGCCGCGTTTTCCACGTTCGCGCAGCGCGCGTTCTTCGTGATCGACTGGATTCCGTCGCGACTGACCGCGCTCGGCTTCGCGATCGTCGGCAACTTCGAGGATGCGATCTATGCGTGGCGCAACCATACGCGCCAGTGGCCCGACCCGAACGACGGCGTGCTGCTTGCCGCCGGCAGCGGTGCGCTCGGTGCGCGTCTCGCGGGGCCGCTCGCGGAGCCGTCGAGCCTCGATGCGCTGGCGGTCGGCGACAGCGGTCCGCTGACGGTCGGTGACGATTGCACGCCGCGCACGCTGCAGTCGGCGGTCGGCCTCGTGTGGCGCGCGGTGATTCTGTGGATGATCCTGCTGCTGATGCTGACGCTCGCCGTATGGGTGTCCTGA
- a CDS encoding DUF2007 domain-containing protein codes for MRFKAPDLATAQHWANVLEAAGIGCELHNRYATGALGGIPVDACAPEVWLDDERDDALARRLLDAASHGPAAGAAPWRCRQCGEVLEAQFTACWHCGTIRDPRDD; via the coding sequence ATGCGCTTCAAGGCACCCGATCTTGCGACCGCGCAGCACTGGGCCAACGTGCTCGAGGCGGCCGGGATCGGCTGCGAGCTGCACAACCGCTATGCGACGGGCGCGCTCGGCGGCATTCCGGTCGATGCGTGCGCACCCGAGGTCTGGCTCGACGACGAACGCGACGATGCGCTCGCCCGCCGCCTGCTCGACGCCGCGTCGCACGGGCCGGCGGCCGGCGCCGCGCCGTGGCGCTGCCGACAGTGCGGCGAGGTCCTGGAAGCGCAGTTCACCGCGTGCTGGCATTGCGGCACGATCCGCGATCCGCGCGACGACTGA
- the rsgA gene encoding ribosome small subunit-dependent GTPase A: MSRPTSRKPAPRASGAERVEGRVIAAHGRHYIVAPDDGGPMLQCFPRGKKSDIAVGDRVVYERTSADQGVIVEIGERRNLLYRSDQFKSKLFAANLDQLLIVLATEPYFSEDLLGRALIAAEANELKPLVVLNKIDVAAALPVARERLAPYRALGYDVLELSVKGAPDDARAQLMPHLAGHSTILLGQSGMGKSTLVNLLVPDAEAATREISAALNSGRHTTTFTRLYPLPGSDGALIDSPGFQEFGLYHLTEGRLERAFPEFRPLLAHCRFYNCHHLHEPGCAILEAVADGRIAPSRHALYAQLVHEASQIVR; this comes from the coding sequence ATGAGCCGGCCGACCTCCCGCAAGCCGGCCCCGCGCGCATCGGGCGCGGAACGCGTCGAAGGCCGCGTGATCGCGGCGCACGGCCGCCACTACATCGTCGCCCCCGACGACGGCGGCCCGATGCTGCAGTGTTTTCCGCGCGGCAAGAAAAGCGACATCGCAGTCGGCGACCGCGTCGTCTACGAACGCACGTCGGCCGACCAGGGCGTGATCGTCGAGATCGGCGAGCGGCGCAACCTGCTGTATCGTTCCGACCAGTTCAAGTCGAAGCTGTTTGCGGCCAACCTCGACCAGCTGCTGATCGTGCTCGCGACCGAGCCCTATTTCAGCGAGGACCTGCTCGGCCGCGCGCTGATCGCCGCCGAGGCGAACGAGCTGAAACCGCTCGTCGTGCTCAACAAGATCGACGTCGCGGCCGCACTGCCGGTCGCGCGCGAGCGTCTCGCGCCGTACCGCGCGCTTGGCTACGACGTGCTCGAGCTGTCGGTGAAGGGCGCGCCCGACGACGCGCGCGCGCAGCTGATGCCGCATCTCGCCGGGCATTCGACGATCCTGCTCGGCCAGTCGGGGATGGGCAAGTCGACGCTGGTGAACCTGCTCGTGCCGGACGCCGAGGCCGCGACGCGCGAAATCTCGGCTGCGCTGAACAGCGGCCGCCACACGACGACCTTCACGCGCCTCTACCCGCTGCCGGGCAGCGACGGCGCGCTGATCGACTCGCCGGGGTTCCAGGAATTCGGCCTCTACCATCTGACCGAAGGCCGGCTCGAGCGCGCGTTTCCGGAATTCCGCCCGCTGCTCGCGCACTGCCGTTTCTATAATTGCCATCATCTGCACGAACCGGGCTGCGCGATCCTCGAAGCGGTCGCCGACGGCCGCATCGCGCCGTCGCGGCATGCGCTGTATGCGCAGCTGGTGCACGAGGCCAGCCAGATCGTGCGTTGA
- a CDS encoding M48 family metallopeptidase: protein MSPFSFTLLFALAVLAMVVTKLWLASRQIRFVAAHRNSVPAQFSATIPLTAHQRAADYTVERTRLAMLEIVVSAAVLVGLTLLGGVGALDGLLTGWLGRGYGQQVALVAAVLVIMSAIDVPFEYYRQFGIEQRFGFNRMSKRLFFTDMLKNTLLGAALGLPLLFVVLWLMNQAGSLWWLWTWIVWVAFQMLVLLIYPTFIAPLFNKFEPLKDDTLRARIEALMKRCGFAAKGLFVMDGSRRSAHGNAYFTGFGASKRIVFFDTLLARLSGQEIEAVLAHELGHFKRRHVMKRMLVSFVLSLALLALLGWLAQRTWFYTGLGVVPSLDTSNAGAALVLFFLAIPVFLFFATPVGSLTSRKHEFEADAFAASQTDAQDLVSALVKLYEDNASTLTPDPVYTAFYYSHPPASQRIDRLLQHAA, encoded by the coding sequence ATGTCACCCTTTTCGTTCACCCTGCTGTTCGCGCTCGCCGTGCTCGCGATGGTCGTCACCAAGCTGTGGCTGGCCTCCCGGCAGATCCGCTTCGTCGCCGCGCACCGCAACAGCGTGCCCGCGCAGTTCAGCGCGACCATCCCCCTCACCGCGCACCAGCGCGCGGCCGACTATACGGTCGAGCGCACGCGGCTGGCGATGCTCGAGATCGTCGTCAGCGCGGCCGTGCTGGTCGGCCTGACGCTGCTCGGCGGCGTCGGCGCGCTCGACGGGCTGCTGACCGGCTGGCTCGGCCGCGGCTACGGGCAGCAGGTCGCGCTCGTCGCCGCCGTGCTCGTGATCATGAGCGCGATCGACGTGCCGTTCGAGTACTACCGCCAGTTCGGGATCGAGCAGCGCTTCGGTTTCAACCGGATGTCGAAGCGGCTGTTCTTCACCGACATGCTGAAGAACACGCTGCTCGGCGCCGCGCTCGGCCTGCCGCTGCTGTTCGTCGTGCTGTGGCTGATGAACCAGGCCGGCAGCCTGTGGTGGCTGTGGACCTGGATCGTCTGGGTCGCGTTCCAGATGCTCGTGCTGCTGATCTACCCGACCTTCATCGCACCGCTCTTCAACAAGTTCGAGCCGCTGAAGGACGACACGCTGCGCGCGCGCATCGAAGCGCTGATGAAGCGCTGCGGCTTCGCCGCGAAGGGACTGTTCGTGATGGACGGCAGCCGCCGCTCCGCGCACGGCAACGCGTATTTCACCGGCTTCGGCGCGTCGAAGCGGATCGTGTTCTTCGACACGCTGCTCGCCCGCCTGTCCGGCCAGGAAATCGAGGCCGTGCTCGCGCACGAACTCGGCCATTTCAAGCGCCGCCACGTGATGAAGCGGATGCTCGTGTCGTTCGTGCTGAGCCTCGCGCTGCTCGCGCTGCTCGGCTGGCTCGCGCAGCGCACGTGGTTCTACACGGGGCTCGGCGTCGTGCCGTCGCTCGACACGAGCAACGCCGGCGCCGCGCTGGTGCTGTTCTTCCTCGCGATCCCGGTGTTCCTGTTCTTCGCGACGCCGGTCGGCAGCCTGACCTCGCGCAAGCACGAATTCGAAGCCGACGCGTTTGCGGCCAGCCAGACCGACGCGCAGGATCTCGTCAGCGCGCTCGTGAAGCTGTACGAGGACAACGCGTCGACGCTGACGCCCGACCCCGTCTACACGGCCTTCTACTACTCGCATCCGCCTGCGTCGCAGCGGATCGACCGCCTGCTGCAGCACGCTGCATGA
- the orn gene encoding oligoribonuclease produces the protein MTDTAASTSQPALVRNELNLVWLDMEMTGLDPDNDRIIEIAVVVTNSTLDIAVEGPVFAIHQSDATLAKMDDWNKSTHGRSGLIDRVRASTVTEAEAAAQLQAFLMQYVSPGKSPMCGNSICQDRRFMARWMPELERFFHYRNLDVSTLKELCRRWQPAIYKGFQKRAMHTALADIHESIDELKYYREHFLIPAASTPASAGESAPAA, from the coding sequence ATGACCGATACCGCCGCTTCCACCAGCCAGCCCGCGCTCGTGCGCAACGAGCTGAACCTCGTCTGGCTCGACATGGAGATGACGGGCCTCGACCCGGATAACGACCGCATCATCGAGATCGCGGTCGTCGTGACCAACTCGACGCTCGACATCGCCGTCGAAGGTCCGGTGTTCGCGATCCACCAGAGCGACGCGACGCTCGCGAAGATGGACGACTGGAACAAGTCGACGCACGGCCGCTCGGGCCTGATCGACCGCGTGCGCGCGTCGACCGTGACAGAGGCGGAAGCCGCCGCGCAGCTCCAGGCGTTCCTCATGCAGTACGTGTCGCCCGGCAAGTCGCCGATGTGCGGCAACTCGATCTGCCAGGACCGCCGCTTCATGGCGCGCTGGATGCCGGAGCTCGAGCGTTTCTTCCACTACCGCAACCTCGACGTCAGTACGCTCAAGGAGCTGTGCCGGCGCTGGCAGCCGGCAATCTACAAGGGCTTCCAGAAGCGCGCGATGCACACCGCGCTCGCGGACATCCACGAGTCGATCGACGAGCTGAAGTACTACCGCGAGCATTTCCTGATTCCGGCCGCTTCGACGCCCGCGTCGGCGGGCGAATCGGCGCCGGCCGCCTGA
- the mog gene encoding molybdopterin adenylyltransferase: MTTKRNHPDELVVGLVSISDRASTGVYEDKGIPALQEWLAGALTSPWRAETRLIQDDAPTISATLAELVDVAGCDLVLTTGGTGPARRDVTPEATLAVATKEMPGFGEQMRQISLNFVPTAILSRQVAVIRETADHAALIINLPGQPKSIRETLEGLRDADGKSTVPGIFAAVPYCIDLIGGPYIETNAAVVAAFRPKSAQRAPR; this comes from the coding sequence ATGACGACGAAGCGTAACCACCCGGACGAGCTCGTCGTCGGTCTCGTGTCGATCAGCGACCGCGCGAGCACCGGCGTCTACGAGGACAAGGGCATCCCGGCGCTGCAGGAATGGCTGGCGGGCGCGCTCACCTCGCCGTGGCGCGCCGAGACGCGGCTGATCCAGGACGATGCGCCGACGATCTCGGCCACGCTCGCCGAGCTGGTCGACGTCGCCGGTTGCGACCTCGTGCTGACGACGGGCGGCACCGGCCCCGCGCGCCGCGACGTGACGCCCGAGGCGACGCTCGCGGTCGCGACGAAGGAAATGCCGGGATTCGGCGAGCAGATGCGGCAGATCAGCCTGAATTTCGTGCCGACCGCGATCCTGTCGCGGCAGGTCGCGGTGATCCGCGAGACGGCCGACCACGCGGCGCTGATCATCAACCTGCCGGGCCAGCCGAAGTCGATCCGGGAAACGCTCGAAGGGCTGCGCGATGCCGACGGCAAGTCGACCGTGCCCGGCATCTTCGCCGCGGTGCCCTACTGCATCGACCTGATCGGCGGCCCTTATATCGAGACGAACGCCGCGGTGGTCGCGGCGTTCCGGCCGAAAAGCGCGCAGCGCGCGCCGCGCTGA
- the yjgA gene encoding ribosome biogenesis factor YjgA: MNRKTRIQPIEHADDDVDNGYDRPSKSQLKREMHALQELGQALVDLPKDALKRMPMPEDLADAVREARRITDHEGKRRQLQYVGRVMRSLSDDETAALRTALDAQRGVNKAATARLHWIERTREQLLANDDALTEFIRQHPDADVQEGRTLIRNARKEAQQGRPPRYFRELFQWIKTASGAPDTEDEASDDAGDDDDDEA, translated from the coding sequence ATGAACCGCAAAACCCGAATCCAGCCGATCGAGCATGCCGACGACGACGTCGACAACGGCTACGATCGCCCCAGCAAATCCCAGCTCAAGCGCGAGATGCACGCGCTGCAGGAACTTGGTCAGGCGCTCGTCGACCTGCCGAAAGACGCGCTCAAGCGCATGCCGATGCCCGAAGATCTCGCGGACGCCGTTCGCGAGGCGCGCCGCATCACCGATCACGAAGGCAAGCGACGCCAGCTCCAGTATGTCGGCCGCGTGATGCGCTCGCTGAGCGACGACGAGACGGCCGCGCTGCGCACGGCGCTCGACGCGCAGCGCGGCGTGAACAAGGCCGCGACGGCCCGTCTGCACTGGATCGAGCGCACGCGCGAGCAACTGCTCGCAAATGACGACGCGCTGACCGAATTCATCCGCCAGCACCCGGACGCCGACGTGCAGGAAGGCCGCACGCTGATTCGCAACGCGCGCAAGGAAGCGCAGCAAGGCCGGCCGCCGCGCTATTTCCGCGAGCTGTTCCAGTGGATCAAGACCGCGAGCGGCGCACCCGATACGGAAGACGAAGCATCCGACGATGCCGGAGACGACGATGACGACGAAGCGTAA
- the pmbA gene encoding metalloprotease PmbA, with amino-acid sequence MAANLDVQARYFPHTQDQLKEIASDILRHAKALGATDAATEISEGDGLSVSVRRGEVETIEHNRDKMVGVTVFIGKKRGNASTSDFSPAAIKDTVAAAYNIARFTAEDDAAGLAEAELLETDPRDLDLYHPWALTADEAVEIARRAEDAAFAVSPQIRNSEGASVSAQHSQFVLATSRGFLAGYPYSRHYVACAPIAGSGRHMQRDDWYSSKRNALDLAAPEAVGRYAAERALARMGARRLDTRKVPVLFEAPLAAGLLGAFVQAVSGGALYRKTSFLVDSLGKPVFAPHVQIVEDPHVPRAMGSAPFDEEGVRTRARSVVKDGVVEGYFLSTYSARKLGTQTTGNAGGSHNLALRSANTQPGDDFDAMLKKLGTGLLLTELMGQGVNYVTGDYSRGAAGFWVENGVIQYPVEEITVASTLQEMFRHIVAVGADSIVRGTKETGSVLIEQMTIAGQ; translated from the coding sequence ATGGCAGCCAATCTCGACGTACAAGCGCGCTATTTCCCGCACACGCAGGACCAGCTCAAGGAAATCGCCTCGGACATCCTTCGCCATGCGAAGGCCCTCGGCGCGACGGACGCCGCGACCGAAATCTCCGAGGGCGACGGCCTGTCGGTGTCGGTGCGCCGCGGCGAGGTCGAGACGATCGAGCACAACCGCGACAAGATGGTCGGCGTGACCGTGTTCATCGGCAAGAAGCGCGGCAACGCGAGCACGTCGGACTTCTCGCCGGCCGCGATCAAGGACACCGTCGCCGCCGCCTACAACATCGCGCGCTTCACGGCCGAGGACGACGCGGCCGGCCTCGCCGAGGCCGAGCTGCTCGAAACCGATCCGCGCGACCTCGATCTCTATCATCCGTGGGCGCTGACGGCCGACGAGGCCGTCGAGATCGCGCGCCGCGCGGAAGACGCGGCATTCGCGGTCAGCCCGCAGATCCGCAACTCGGAAGGCGCAAGCGTGTCGGCGCAGCACTCGCAGTTCGTGCTCGCGACCTCGCGCGGCTTCCTGGCCGGCTATCCGTATTCGCGCCACTATGTCGCGTGCGCGCCGATCGCGGGCAGCGGCCGCCACATGCAGCGCGACGACTGGTATTCGTCGAAGCGCAACGCGCTCGATCTCGCGGCGCCCGAGGCGGTCGGCCGCTATGCCGCCGAACGCGCGCTCGCGCGGATGGGCGCGCGCCGCCTCGACACGCGCAAGGTGCCGGTGCTGTTCGAGGCGCCGCTCGCGGCCGGCCTGCTCGGCGCATTCGTGCAGGCAGTCAGCGGCGGCGCGCTGTACCGCAAGACGTCGTTCCTCGTCGACAGCCTCGGCAAGCCGGTGTTCGCACCGCACGTCCAGATCGTCGAGGATCCGCACGTGCCGCGCGCGATGGGCAGCGCGCCGTTCGACGAGGAAGGCGTGCGCACGCGTGCGCGCAGCGTCGTCAAGGACGGCGTGGTCGAAGGCTACTTCCTGTCGACCTATTCCGCGCGCAAGCTCGGCACGCAGACGACCGGCAACGCCGGCGGCTCGCACAACCTCGCGCTGCGCAGCGCGAACACGCAGCCGGGCGACGACTTCGACGCGATGCTGAAGAAGCTCGGCACGGGCCTGCTGCTGACCGAACTGATGGGGCAGGGCGTGAACTACGTGACGGGCGACTATTCGCGCGGCGCGGCCGGCTTCTGGGTCGAGAACGGCGTGATCCAGTATCCGGTCGAGGAGATCACCGTGGCCAGCACGCTGCAGGAGATGTTCCGGCACATCGTCGCGGTCGGCGCGGATTCGATCGTGCGCGGCACGAAGGAAACGGGCTCGGTGCTGATCGAGCAGATGACGATCGCCGGGCAGTAA
- a CDS encoding dihydrofolate reductase, whose product MTTLTLIVARARNGIIGRDNQLPWKLPEDLAFFKRTTMGAPIVMGRKTHESIGRPLPGRRNIVVTRDASRRFEGCDTVTSLADALALAARDGAAEAFLIGGAQLYTEGLALADKLIVTEIDADFDGDASFPAPDPAHWREVSRDAHQAAAPNTFGYAFVVYTRKHG is encoded by the coding sequence ATGACGACGTTGACCCTGATCGTCGCGCGCGCCCGCAACGGCATCATCGGCCGCGACAACCAGTTGCCCTGGAAACTTCCCGAAGATCTCGCGTTCTTCAAACGCACGACGATGGGCGCGCCGATCGTGATGGGCCGCAAGACCCACGAATCGATCGGGCGGCCGCTGCCGGGCCGCCGCAACATCGTCGTCACGCGCGATGCGTCGCGCCGCTTCGAGGGCTGCGACACCGTCACGTCGCTGGCCGATGCGCTGGCGCTCGCGGCACGCGACGGCGCCGCCGAGGCCTTTCTGATCGGCGGCGCGCAGCTCTATACGGAAGGCCTCGCGCTCGCGGACAAGCTGATCGTCACCGAGATCGACGCGGACTTCGACGGCGATGCCTCGTTCCCCGCGCCCGATCCCGCGCACTGGCGGGAAGTGTCGCGCGACGCGCACCAGGCCGCCGCGCCGAATACCTTCGGCTATGCGTTCGTCGTCTATACGCGCAAGCACGGCTGA
- a CDS encoding sigma-54 dependent transcriptional regulator — protein MGAEQRHVIYYSREPNDALRGHFDECGWSVDLAGTVRDVRRVVQQGVATAGLLDFSSGFKSSDLRELEACLSIQHIGWIAATQRGQLQDAALRHLIRDYCFDYVTMPYETSRIVETVGHAHGMVALTERVAPPASAAAGRGEGEMVGTCEAMLALFRTIRRVATTDAPVFISGESGTGKELTAVAIHERSSRAQAPFVAINCGAIPPTLLQAELFGYERGAFTGANQRKVGRVEAANGGTLFLDEIGDLPLESQASLLRFLQEGKIERLGAHASVPVDVRVICATHVDMETALRAGRFREDLFHRLCVLKIEEPPLRARGKDIEVLARHMLERFKGDAHRRLRGFSPDAVAALYGYSWPGNVRELINRVRRAIVMSEGRMITAADLELNDYATLAPVSLVEAREAAERQAIEQALLRHRGRFADAARELGVSRVTLYRLMCTHGMRDRGDTLAGFSAPLPEHPRHAC, from the coding sequence ATGGGAGCCGAGCAGCGGCATGTGATCTACTATTCGCGCGAACCGAACGACGCGTTGCGCGGCCATTTCGACGAATGCGGCTGGAGCGTCGATCTCGCGGGAACGGTGCGCGACGTGCGACGGGTCGTGCAGCAGGGTGTCGCAACCGCGGGACTTCTCGATTTTTCGTCGGGCTTCAAGTCTTCCGATCTGCGCGAACTGGAAGCCTGCCTGAGCATCCAGCATATCGGCTGGATCGCCGCGACGCAGCGCGGCCAGTTGCAGGATGCGGCGCTGCGCCACCTGATTCGCGACTACTGCTTCGATTACGTGACGATGCCGTACGAGACGTCGCGCATCGTCGAGACCGTCGGCCATGCGCACGGGATGGTCGCGCTGACCGAGCGGGTCGCACCGCCGGCGAGCGCCGCTGCCGGGCGCGGCGAAGGCGAAATGGTCGGCACCTGCGAGGCGATGCTCGCGCTGTTCAGAACGATCCGCCGCGTCGCGACGACCGATGCGCCGGTCTTCATTTCCGGCGAGTCGGGTACGGGCAAGGAACTGACGGCCGTCGCGATTCACGAGCGTTCGTCGCGCGCGCAGGCGCCGTTCGTCGCAATCAACTGCGGCGCGATTCCGCCGACGCTGCTGCAGGCCGAACTGTTCGGCTACGAGCGCGGCGCGTTCACCGGTGCGAACCAGCGCAAGGTCGGGCGCGTCGAGGCCGCGAACGGCGGCACGCTGTTTCTCGACGAGATCGGCGACCTGCCGCTCGAGAGCCAGGCAAGCCTGCTGCGTTTCCTGCAGGAAGGCAAGATCGAGCGGCTCGGCGCGCATGCGTCGGTGCCGGTCGACGTGCGCGTGATCTGCGCGACGCACGTGGACATGGAAACCGCGCTGCGCGCAGGGCGCTTCCGCGAGGACCTGTTTCACCGGCTGTGCGTGCTGAAGATCGAGGAGCCGCCGCTGCGCGCGCGCGGCAAGGACATCGAGGTGCTGGCGCGCCACATGCTCGAGCGCTTCAAGGGCGATGCGCATCGCCGGCTGCGCGGCTTTTCGCCCGATGCGGTCGCGGCGCTGTACGGCTACTCGTGGCCGGGCAACGTGCGCGAGCTGATCAACCGCGTGCGGCGCGCGATCGTGATGTCGGAGGGCCGGATGATCACCGCGGCCGATCTCGAGCTGAACGACTACGCGACGCTCGCGCCCGTCTCGCTCGTCGAGGCGCGCGAGGCGGCCGAGCGGCAGGCGATCGAGCAGGCACTGCTGCGCCATCGCGGCCGGTTCGCCGACGCGGCGCGCGAGCTGGGCGTGTCGCGCGTCACGCTGTACCGGCTGATGTGCACGCACGGCATGCGCGATCGCGGCGACACGCTTGCAGGGTTTTCGGCGCCGTTGCCGGAGCATCCTCGCCACGCTTGCTAA
- a CDS encoding thymidylate synthase, with amino-acid sequence MKQYLDLVRTILDTGTWQENRTGIRTISMPGAMLRFDLQQGFPAVTTKKLAFKSAIGELVGFLRASRSAADFRALGCKVWDANANENAQWLANPYRQGVDDLGDVYGVQWRQWPGYKVLDAGADAQIADATRRGFRIVTRFDEDGAPKVLLYKAIDQLRQCLDTIIENPSDRRILFHAWNPAVLDQIALPACHLLYQFLPNAAKREISLCLYIRSNDVGLGTPFNLTEGAALLSLVGRLTGYTPRWFTYFIGDAHIYENQLDMLQQQLTREPYESPRLEIAERVPDYAKTGVYAPEWLERVEPSDFSLVGYRHHEPLTAPMAV; translated from the coding sequence ATGAAACAGTACCTCGATCTCGTTCGCACCATCCTCGACACCGGCACCTGGCAGGAGAACCGCACCGGGATCCGCACCATCAGCATGCCGGGCGCGATGCTGCGCTTCGACCTGCAGCAAGGCTTCCCGGCCGTGACGACGAAGAAGCTCGCGTTCAAGTCCGCGATCGGCGAACTGGTCGGTTTCCTGCGCGCGTCGCGCAGCGCGGCCGATTTCCGCGCGCTCGGCTGCAAGGTGTGGGACGCGAACGCGAACGAGAACGCGCAGTGGCTCGCGAATCCGTATCGGCAGGGCGTCGACGATCTCGGCGACGTGTACGGCGTGCAATGGCGCCAGTGGCCCGGCTACAAGGTGCTCGACGCGGGCGCGGACGCGCAGATCGCCGATGCGACGCGCCGCGGCTTCCGGATCGTCACGCGCTTCGACGAGGACGGCGCGCCGAAGGTGCTGCTGTACAAGGCGATCGACCAGCTTCGCCAGTGCCTCGACACGATCATCGAGAATCCGTCCGACCGGCGCATCCTGTTTCATGCATGGAATCCGGCCGTGCTCGACCAGATCGCGCTGCCGGCCTGCCATCTGCTGTATCAGTTCCTGCCGAACGCCGCGAAGCGCGAGATCTCGCTGTGCCTGTACATCCGCAGCAACGACGTCGGGCTCGGCACGCCGTTCAACCTGACCGAAGGCGCCGCGCTGCTGTCGCTCGTCGGCCGGCTGACGGGCTATACGCCGCGCTGGTTCACGTATTTCATCGGCGACGCGCATATCTACGAGAACCAGCTCGACATGCTGCAGCAGCAGCTCACGCGCGAGCCGTACGAAAGCCCGCGGCTCGAGATCGCCGAGCGTGTGCCCGATTATGCGAAGACGGGCGTCTATGCGCCCGAATGGCTCGAGCGCGTCGAGCCGTCGGATTTCTCGCTGGTCGGCTACCGGCATCATGAGCCGCTGACCGCGCCGATGGCGGTCTGA